A genomic region of Synechococcus sp. NOUM97013 contains the following coding sequences:
- a CDS encoding GMC oxidoreductase, with protein sequence MPLHPFEAIVIGSGATGGVAAMTLAEAGVRVLVVEAGPDLSAREALGGEPANSLRRAEGLLSGRHRLQAQHPGYWKQNPALYADERAFPYQTPEDQPFLWTQGRQVGGRSLTWGGITLRLSDYEFKAADHDGYGQNWPISHNDLDPHYTALEQLLKVRGARDGLSHLPDGQLEPALPLMPEESQFRDALHRERDLTLIHSRGFEAHQPSTTAPWPRSSSNGSSLQRALDTGNVEVLSNCVAETLELHPDQQRARSVVVVNRTTGERQRLDCELVVVCASTIASLRLLLQSEQQNNTQGFIDPSGQLGKGLMDHVSCCRFFSIASKTGRQAMQQCDPSSTLSGAGSFFLPFGNAPGRRTDGSFLRGYGLWGAINRFDPPWWLKRHPDRRLGFLIGHGEVLADARNHVRLSEQCDPFGIPMPHISCRWGKNEKAMVRDMQRTIQDCIAVAEGTAASLADLVHLPLVEPIVRGAAAVQDDAPPPGYYIHEVGGAAMGHDEDTSVVDRWNRLWRCPNVLVVDGACWPSSGWQSPTLTMMAITRRACLQAVRPGNG encoded by the coding sequence GTGCCCCTGCATCCCTTCGAAGCGATCGTGATCGGCTCGGGAGCAACCGGTGGGGTTGCCGCGATGACCTTGGCCGAAGCCGGCGTGAGGGTGCTGGTAGTTGAAGCCGGACCCGACCTGTCTGCAAGGGAGGCCCTGGGAGGTGAACCTGCCAACAGCCTTCGCCGAGCGGAGGGGTTGCTCAGTGGACGCCATCGACTGCAAGCTCAGCATCCGGGCTACTGGAAACAGAACCCCGCGCTCTACGCCGATGAACGGGCTTTCCCCTACCAGACACCGGAGGATCAGCCCTTTCTCTGGACACAGGGCCGGCAGGTGGGGGGACGCAGCCTCACCTGGGGTGGCATCACGCTGCGGCTGTCGGACTACGAATTCAAGGCTGCTGATCACGATGGGTATGGCCAGAACTGGCCGATCAGTCACAACGATCTAGATCCTCACTACACCGCCCTCGAACAGCTTCTCAAGGTGCGTGGAGCGCGCGATGGCCTCAGCCATCTCCCCGATGGACAGCTGGAGCCGGCGCTGCCCTTGATGCCCGAAGAGTCACAGTTCCGCGACGCCCTGCACCGGGAACGTGATCTGACCTTGATCCACTCCCGCGGCTTTGAAGCCCACCAGCCATCAACCACTGCACCCTGGCCGCGATCGAGCAGCAATGGCTCCAGCCTGCAGCGCGCCCTGGACACCGGAAATGTCGAAGTCCTGAGCAATTGCGTTGCCGAGACGCTCGAACTGCATCCAGACCAGCAGCGGGCGCGATCGGTCGTGGTGGTGAACCGAACGACAGGTGAGCGACAACGCCTCGACTGCGAACTGGTGGTGGTCTGCGCCTCCACCATCGCCAGCCTTCGGCTGTTGCTGCAGTCGGAACAACAGAACAACACGCAGGGATTCATCGACCCCTCAGGCCAACTGGGGAAAGGCCTGATGGACCACGTGTCCTGCTGCCGCTTCTTCTCCATCGCCAGTAAGACAGGACGCCAGGCGATGCAGCAATGCGACCCCTCCAGCACCCTTTCAGGTGCGGGCAGTTTTTTCCTGCCCTTCGGGAACGCCCCCGGGCGACGCACCGACGGATCCTTCCTGCGGGGCTATGGACTGTGGGGCGCGATCAACCGCTTTGATCCCCCCTGGTGGCTCAAACGCCATCCGGATCGTCGGCTGGGGTTCCTGATTGGCCACGGGGAAGTGCTGGCGGATGCGCGCAACCATGTGCGTCTCTCAGAGCAGTGCGATCCTTTCGGAATCCCCATGCCCCACATCAGCTGCCGCTGGGGCAAGAACGAGAAGGCCATGGTGCGCGACATGCAGCGCACGATTCAGGACTGCATCGCTGTGGCAGAAGGAACAGCTGCGTCCCTCGCCGACCTTGTGCATCTTCCCCTGGTCGAACCGATCGTGCGAGGTGCCGCGGCCGTTCAGGATGATGCGCCTCCACCTGGCTACTACATCCACGAAGTGGGAGGAGCGGCAATGGGACATGACGAAGACACCAGTGTGGTGGACCGCTGGAATCGCCTCTGGCGCTGTCCGAATGTTCTGGTGGTGGATGGAGCCTGCTGGCCCAGCTCCGGATGGCAAAGCCCAACGCTGACAATGATGGCGATCACACGCCGGGCCTGCCTGCAGGCCGTCAGGCCTGGGAACGGCTGA
- a CDS encoding sirohydrochlorin chelatase gives MTLQIDVPDAPKHGVLICGHGSRNRLAVEEFEGLAIGLKKRLKGFPVEYGFLEFAQPILRDGLENLRAQGVQKVLAIPAMLFAAGHAKNDIPSVLNTYSAETGLQIDYGRELGVDRLMIAAAGARIREVLAQAPEVPMSDTLLVVVGRGSSDPDANSNVSKVMRMLVEGFGFGWGETVYSGVTFPLVEPGLRHVVKLGFKRIVVFPYFLFSGVLVSRIRQHTERVAEDHPEVEFLHASYLGDHDHVLDTFVERVQEVLGGEAAMNCSLCKYRAQVLGFEQEVGLDQSSHHHHVEGLTEACDLCERECTGACSPDGVPIPLGGGHHHAHDHSHGSDHSHAHDHSHGHYPYPHAEHPLGPTTLRAAKSQDNTSQPQT, from the coding sequence GTGACGCTGCAGATCGATGTTCCTGATGCACCGAAGCACGGTGTCCTGATCTGTGGTCACGGCAGTCGCAATCGTCTGGCGGTCGAGGAGTTCGAGGGCCTGGCGATCGGCCTCAAAAAGCGGCTGAAAGGGTTTCCGGTGGAATACGGATTCCTTGAATTCGCCCAGCCCATCCTGCGTGATGGACTCGAGAATCTGCGAGCCCAGGGCGTGCAGAAAGTGCTGGCAATTCCCGCCATGCTTTTTGCGGCTGGGCATGCAAAGAACGACATTCCTTCGGTGCTCAACACCTACAGCGCTGAAACGGGACTGCAAATTGACTACGGCCGGGAACTGGGTGTTGACCGGTTGATGATCGCTGCGGCAGGAGCACGCATCCGTGAGGTCCTGGCTCAGGCCCCGGAGGTGCCGATGTCCGACACCTTGCTGGTGGTGGTCGGTCGCGGCTCTTCAGATCCTGATGCCAACTCCAACGTGTCCAAAGTGATGCGGATGTTGGTGGAGGGGTTCGGATTCGGCTGGGGTGAAACGGTCTATTCCGGTGTCACCTTCCCCCTGGTGGAACCTGGGCTGCGCCATGTGGTGAAGCTGGGGTTCAAGCGGATTGTGGTGTTCCCTTATTTCCTCTTTTCTGGGGTACTCGTGAGCCGCATTCGTCAGCACACCGAGCGCGTCGCTGAGGATCATCCCGAAGTGGAATTCCTTCATGCGTCATACCTGGGGGATCACGATCACGTCCTCGACACTTTTGTTGAGCGGGTGCAAGAGGTGCTGGGCGGGGAAGCTGCAATGAATTGCTCCCTTTGCAAGTACCGAGCTCAGGTGCTGGGGTTTGAGCAGGAAGTCGGACTGGATCAGTCCAGTCACCATCACCACGTGGAGGGCCTCACCGAGGCCTGTGATCTCTGCGAGCGTGAATGCACCGGAGCCTGTTCACCGGATGGAGTGCCGATTCCGCTCGGTGGCGGCCATCACCATGCGCATGACCACAGCCATGGGTCTGACCACAGCCATGCCCACGATCACAGCCACGGTCATTACCCATACCCGCACGCTGAGCACCCCCTCGGTCCGACCACCCTGCGCGCGGCAAAGTCACAAGACAACACATCTCAGCCTCAAACCTGA
- a CDS encoding DUF2811 domain-containing protein — protein MDRNHLERCMDSQAVPSTEVDAPFVSLEAEIPEVLYRGLKDFVGSNPNWDQYQVMSSALAQFLFQNGCSERAVTERYLDDLFSRSQA, from the coding sequence ATGGATCGCAATCACCTGGAACGATGCATGGACTCCCAAGCGGTCCCTTCCACGGAGGTTGATGCGCCCTTTGTCAGTCTTGAGGCCGAAATTCCTGAGGTGCTCTATCGGGGCTTGAAGGACTTCGTCGGTTCTAACCCCAACTGGGATCAATACCAGGTGATGAGCTCAGCGCTGGCGCAGTTCCTCTTCCAAAACGGCTGCTCAGAGCGCGCTGTGACCGAGCGTTATCTCGACGACCTGTTCAGCCGTTCCCAGGCCTGA